One genomic segment of Macaca fascicularis isolate 582-1 chromosome 19, T2T-MFA8v1.1 includes these proteins:
- the LOC102119454 gene encoding metabotropic glutamate receptor 5-like: MHSLVLLCPLCSDPCGACVAPKHSHGQDQQPDSELPPRCLPHALLSLFLALHQPPQPCHLPPLTDHLCSYVHSGCVFCRAFQATRPASRIQKWMGPQKTHSVVFLCSCIQGTLCGIWLGTEPPFVDNDPQSVPGCIIIQCNEGSVTAFHSVLGYLGFLVLGTLAVVFLGRNLPDAFNEAKLLTFSMLVSCGVWVAFLPSYYSTQGKARVASLPQVPKRSQWQCLDGKFIPIYFHLRNLRARLPASRRLQNNPKLEGSATPRDFWFSALSKGWELRPSPRIRKWSPRPPSSQCECDKSPVQAPRSPRPSSPGPTTMPDSFAALGPVVGGLTVTSRRF, from the exons ATGCACAGCCTTGTTCTACTCTGCCCTCTCTGTTCTGATCCTTGTGGAGCTTGTGTGGCACCGAAACACTCCCATGGTCAGGACCAGCAACCTGACTCTGAGCTACCCCCGCGTTGTCTCCCTCACgctctgctttctctcttccttGCTCTTCATCAGCCGCCCCAGCCCTGCCACCTGCCTCCTCTGACGGACCACCTTTGCAGCTATGTTCACAGTGGCTGTGTCTTCTGCAGGGCCTTCCAGGCTACAAGGCCAGCAAGCAGGATCCAAAAGTGGATGGGTCCCCAAAAAACACATTCTGTTGTCTTCCTTTGCTCCTGTATCCAAGGGACCCTCTGTGGAATCTGGCTGGGGACAGAGCCTCCCTTCGTAGACAACGACCCTCAGTCCGTGCCTGGCTGCATCATTATCCAGTGTAATGAGGGCTCTGTCACTGCCTTCCACTCTGTCTTGGGCTATCTGGGCTTCTTGGTTTTGGGGACCCTTGCTGTAGTCTTTCTGGGAAGGAACCTGCCTGATGCCTTCAACGAAGCCAAGCTCCTCACCTTCAGCATGCTGGTGTCCTGTGGTGTCTGGGTGGCCTTCCTCCCAAGTTACTACAGCACCCAGGGCAAGGCCAGAGTGGCC AGCTTACCCCAGGTCCCCAAGCGAAGTCAGTGGCAGTGCCTGGACGGGAAGTTCATCCCCATCTATTTTCACTTGCGGAATCTCAGGGCTCG ACTTCCGGCGTCTCGCCGGCTGCAAAACAACCCTAAACTAGAGGGCTCGGCAACTCCTAGAGACTTCTGG TTCAGCGCACTGAGCAAGGGCTGGGAGCTGCGACCTTCGCCCCGGATCCGGAAGTGGTCGCCGAGGCCTCCTAGCAGCCAATGTGAATGCGACAAGTCCCCGGTCCAGGCGCCCCGCTCTCCCCGGCCCAGCTCGCCAGGTCCTACCACGATGCCTGACTCGTTTGCGGCTTTGGGACCGGTTGTAGGGGGCTTGACCGTCACTAGTAGACGTTTCTGA